In the Octopus bimaculoides isolate UCB-OBI-ISO-001 chromosome 18, ASM119413v2, whole genome shotgun sequence genome, one interval contains:
- the LOC106871400 gene encoding uncharacterized protein LOC106871400, with protein MSGKIKLTDGRIRLDHRIKDNNPGLTIRSNDVTLSYHPKRDNYSDFRRREKERRKRYETKKSLEIDRLKTEKLQMKMMEAAIASENTKQSIAGGFENISETSLCIGTSDNTATNVMSSLNRCRKRKEKMKNERKRFEQLKSFKSFYCGTVETSSDSEC; from the exons ATGTCcggtaaaataaaattaacag atGGTAGAATCAGACTTGACCACCGGATCAAAGATAATAATCCAGGATTAACTATCCGAAGCAATGACGTGACTCTGTCCTACCACCCTAAGAGAGACAACTACTCAGATTTTAGAAGAcgtgaaaaagagagaaggaaaagatacGAAACGAAGAAATCGTTGGAGATCGATAGACTAAAGACTGAAAAACTGCAAATGAAGATGATGGAAGCAGCAATAGCGTCAGAGAACACAAAGCAATCCATAGCTGGAGGTTTCGAGAATATTTCGGAGACATCTCTTTGCATTGGTACTTCGGATAACACAGCAACCAACGTAATGTCATCGTTAAATCGATGtcggaaaaggaaagagaagatgAAGAATGAACGGAAGAGATTCGAACAGTTGAAGTCCTTCAAATCGTTCTACTGTGGAACAGTTGAAACGTCTTCCGATTCGGAATGCTAA
- the LOC106871409 gene encoding oxidoreductase NAD-binding domain-containing protein 1, whose product MESQESDYRSATVVEIWDLSPTVKGLKLHAEWHKKKSFKAGQWVHTNIPSINRLGGYTVCNSPLEFSNTGILQLAVKYSDHAPTLWFHEKCKIGDTILIEFGGTVFYDPKPQDSQYDLLLIGAGIGMNSLYSILNLVIEREASAVDKKLLPGKVHLMYSSKTKQELLYKEKLDEIEKNHQNISCQYFVTQERLNEPNIKHCRINKEDVENAFQMVDKSKCKVFLCLPFEMCNEIEDTLLNHDILIDEIFSINWW is encoded by the exons cgtTCAGCCACCGTTGTGGAAATTTGGGATTTGTCACCGACAGTGAAGGGATTGAAACTACACGCAGAATGGCAtaagaaaaaatcttttaaaGCCGGTCAATG ggTGCACACCAATATTCCAAGTATTAATCGCTTAGGAGGCTATACCGTTTGCAACAGCCCTTTAGAATTTTCTAACACAGGGATCCTTCAATTGGCTGTAAAATACAGTGATCATGCTCCAACACTTTGGTTTCATGAAAAG TGTAAAATTGGTGACACGATTCTCATTGAGTTTGGTGGCACAGTTTTCTATGATCCTAAACCACAAGATTCCCAGTACGATCTACTGTTAATTGGGGCTGGAATTGGTATGAATTCCCTTTATAGCATCCTCAACttggtgatagagagagaagccTCTGCAGTGGACAAAAAACTTCTACCAGGAAAAGTACACCTCATGTattcttcaaaaacaaaacaagaacttTTGTACAAG GAGAAACTTGATGAAATCGAGAAAAACCATCAAAACATAAGCTGCCAATATTTTGTGACTCAAGAAAGACTCAATGAACCGAATATAAAAc ATTGTCGAATAAACAAAGAAGATGTGGAAAACGCATTTCAAATGGTGGACAAAAGCAAGTGCAAAGTGTTTCTGTGTTTACCGTTTGAAATGTGCAATGAAATTGAAGATACATTACTAAATCATGATATTTTAATTGACGAAATATTTTCTATCAATTGGTGGTAA